Proteins co-encoded in one Pseudophryne corroboree isolate aPseCor3 chromosome 1, aPseCor3.hap2, whole genome shotgun sequence genomic window:
- the TBX3 gene encoding T-box transcription factor TBX3, producing the protein MNLSMRDPVIAGSSMAYHPFLSHRAPDFAMSAVLGHQPPFFPTLALPPNGAALSLPGVLAKPIMDQLVGAAETGIPFASLGHQAASHLRPLKTLEPEEEVEDDPKVHLEAKDLWEQFHKRGTEMVITKSGRRMFPPFKVRCTGLDKKAKYILLMDIVAADDCRYKFHNSRWMVAGKADPEMPKRMYIHPDSPATGEQWMSKVVTFHKLKLTNNISDKHGFTILNSMHKYQPRFHIVRANDILKLPYSTFRTYVFPETDFIAVTAYQNDKITQLKIDNNPFAKGFRDTGNGRREKRKQLTLQSMRAFDEQQKKDNGSSDESSSEQNAFKCFAQTSSPTASAVGTSNLKGLCDSDGESDEDIKDEAGQDAGDSTNISTTTGEHPKEMRSPPKLPLFPSEMGSRGREHGIRTGKSSPDSRHSPGQISSSSRVLSVEDLKTPSRDSHKLEEPKLSKEHYPPLTVQTDGNSHHLNQGHLQNLGFPPGLTGQQFFNPLGASHPLLFHPSQFAMGGAFSSMAAGMSPLLASVSGATSGVNSIETVMASSQGLPVTSALPFHLQQHVLASQGLAMSPFGGLFSYPYTYMAAAAAASSAAHRHPFLNAVRPRLRYNPYSFPVTLPESSNLLTTALHSLPNGTIDGKAPRLVPSPASAALDSELNSRSSTLSSGSVSLSPKLCPEKEPSSELQNIQRLVSGLDSKQDRSRSDSP; encoded by the exons ATGAATTTATCCATGAGAGATCCAGTAATTGCAGGGTCAAGCATGGCTTACCACCCATTCCTATCACATCGGGCACCGGACTTTGCAATGAGTGCAGTTCTTGGACACCAGCCTCCTTTTTTCCCAACTCTGGCTCTACCACCCAATGGGGCTGCTCTTTCCCTTCCTGGTGTCCTGGCCAAACCCATCATGGATCAATTAGTGGGTGCTGCAGAGACTGGCATCCCTTTCGCATCTCTGGGTCACCAGGCAGCTTCTCATTTAAGGCCTCTCAAAACTCTTGAACCAGAAGAAGAAGTTGAAGACGATCCAAAAGTTCATCTGGAAGCCAAGGATCTCTGGGAACAGTTCCACAAGAGGGGAACTGAGATGGTCATCACCAAGTCTGGAAG GAGAATGTTCCCTCCATTTAAAGTACGGTGCACAGGCCTTGACAAAAAAGCCAAATACATTCTGCTTATGGATATAGTCGCTGCAGATGACTGCAGATACAAGTTCCATAACTCCCGCTGGATGGTGGCTGGGAAGGCTGACCCCGAAATGCCCAAGCGAATGTACATCCACCCCGACAGCCCGGCCACGGGAGAACAATGGATGTCCAAAGTAGTGACCTTCCATAAACTCAAACTCACTAACAACATATCCGACAAGCATGGATTT ACTATTTTAAATTCCATGCACAAATATCAGCCCAGGTTCCACATAGTAAGAGCGAATGACATTTTGAAACTACCCTACAGCACATTCAGAACCTATGTGTTCCCTGAGACCGATTTCATAGCAGTGACTGCATACCAGAATGATAAG ATCACACAATTAAAAATCGATAACAATCCTTTTGCCAAAGGTTTTCGTGACACAGGTAATGGAAGAAGGGAGAAAAG GAAACAACTGACCCTTCAGTCCATGCGGGCCTTTGATGAACAGCAGAAAAAGGATAATGGCAGTTCAGATGAGTCCTCCAGTGAACAGAATGCGTTTAAATGCTTCGCCCAGACCTCCTCTCCAACCGCATCCGCAGTGGGCACTTCAAACCTTAAAG GTCTGTGTGATAGTGATGGTGAAAGTGATGAAGATATTAAAGATGAAGCAGGACAAGACGCTGGGGACTCCACCAatatatccactaccaccggtgagCACCCCAAGGAGATGAGGAGCCCGCCCAAACTCCCTCTGTTTCCCTCGGAAATGGGAAGCAGGGGCAGGGAGCATGGCATAAGGACTGGCAAGAGTTCACCTGACTCCAGGCACAGCCCGGGGCAGATCTCCTCCAGCAGCAGAGTTCTGAGCGTTGAGGACCTCAAGACCCCGTCTAGGGATTCCCATAAACTGGAAGAGCCTAAACTCTCCAAGGAGCATTACCCACCACTCACTGTGCAGACAGACGGCAACTCTCATCATTTAAACCAAGGTCATCTACAGAACCTGGGCTTCCCTCCTGGGTTAACTGGGCAGCAGTTCTTTAACCCATTGGGGGCTTCACACCCACTACTTTTTCACCCCAGCCAGTTTGCAATGGGGGGAGCATTTTCTAGCATGGCAGCTGGCATGAGTCCATTGCTGGCCTCAGTTTCAGGAGCTACATCAGGTGTTAACAGCATAGAGACAGTGATGGCCTCATCTCAAGGACTACCAGTCACATCAGCGTTGCCTTTCCACCTTCAACAGCATGTCCTTGCCTCTCAG GGTCTGGCTATGTCCCCATTCGGAGGGCTCTTTTCATACCCTTACACCTATAtggctgcagctgctgcagcctCTTCTGCTGCCCACAGGCACCCTTTCCTAAATGCAGTGCGCCCCAGGCTGCGGTACAACCCATACTCCTTCCCAGTTACCCTGCCTGAGAGTAGCAACCTGCTGACCACTGCCCTCCACTCACTACCCAATGGCACAATAGACGGTAAAGCCCCGAGACTGGTGCCCAGCCCCGCATCTGCTGCCCTGGACTCTGAACTAAACAGTAGATCTTCAACCCTGTCTTCTGGATCTGTCTCCTTGTCCCCCAAATTGTGCCCAGAGAAAGAGCCCAGCAGTGAACTGCAAAACATCCAGCGTCTTGTCAGTGGACTGGATTCCAAGCAGGACAGATCAAGAAGTGACTCCCCATGA